Sequence from the Streptomyces sp. NBC_00440 genome:
CGCCGTGGACGATCCCGGCGTCCTCGAAGCCCTGGTCGACCAGGACCTTCTCCAGGCGCATCCCGCACTGTTCGGCCGCCTGGTCCAGCAAGGCGATGCCGGCCTCGTTGTCGTGCGCGCTGGCCGACAGGACCACCACAACGGGACTTAACGGGAGACGATGCGGTCAGGCAGGTGGGCGCCGCCGAGTGCCACCGCCGCTTCCGTTCAACGGGATCAGGGATTCCAGGTGCGCGCCTTTGACCCAGGAGCCCAGCAGGTCACGGTGCATGGCCACCACGTCCTGACGCAGGGCCAGGCCGAGTGCGGCCGATGTGAACGTGCGGCCGGTGGTGACGAACAGTGCGACGTCTGCGCCGTGTTCAGGACGGGCAGTGCCGACGAACCTCTGCATGTCCTGCGAACCCACCCCCCGGGCGGGGGCGTACTTTTTACACTGGATGACCAGTTTGCGGCCGTCGGCGAGGTAGCCGATGACGTCCGCGCCCAGATCGCCGCTCTTGCCGCTGACGACGACCTTCGTGCAGCCGTCCCGCCGGCACAGACCGGCGATGTACGTCTCGAAGTCCTGCCACGACAGGGCGTCGACATCGGCCATCGACAGCTCCCGTGCCCGGGCCTCCTCCTGCGCCCGCCACCTCCGGTCCTGGTCTACCGCCCGGCGGTGCGAGCGCAGCAGTATCCAGCCGGCCCCGGCCGCTACGACCGCAGCAAGCACAGCCATGAAGACGGGCCACACCATCGTCCAGTGCCCGGCTACCCACACCACGACCGCCGCCGCCACCACCGCACCCCAGCCTTGCACCTGTCGGCGCGTCCGCTTCCTCAATCGCCAACGCCGTCGCCGTGACGCCATCACTCCCCCGCTTTCCAAAACCGTGAACCGCAATACGGAGGCGTACTCGGTCGGCTCATGGGCTTCGCCCTACCGCCCGGGAACCATGCCGGAACCTGCGTCGCCGTCAGTGCACGGACTGCGTGACGCCACTTGCGAGCTGACCCAGGAAATTGAGGATTCCCTGCCCCGCCGGGGTCGGGGCGATGAGTACGCCCAGCGCCAGAACGATGGTCACGGTGTGCACTTCTCGTCCAACCGGCTCCGGGACTCCGTACGCCTGCGCAGCCGGAACAAGACGATCACCACGAGCAGCACACCCCCATTGATCGTCAACAACCGCCCTGACCCCCCGAAACGACCCGCCACCACATCCGTACGGGCAGCAACGCGCCACCCCAGGCTTCCTGTGTATCCGGGCCCGGGCGGCGCTGGAGGCAAGTTGCGAACGAATGGCATAAAGCCATCGGGCCTGGCTGAATGCCGTGTGTCGGCCGACCCCCGACCTGGTGGCCACGGAGAACGGACCCCGCCAGGCTTCCGTCACGAGCGCGACCTTGCCGGTGAACTCGTTCATTGGTGTTCGCCTGATACCTGTACGGGCTCGACGAGGTCGACCGGATAGTCCTGCAGCTGAATGCAGACGGCGCCAAAAAAAAGCCGTCGCGGCGCCCTTGGACGCGCTGATACGACATGGGGATGAGTACTGAAGTCCTTGATCCAACGGACCGTCTGTTTGCCGAGCGCGCTTGCGAGCGCCTCATCGTCGAGTTCGTCCACCAGCTCGACCTCGGCAACCCGGGCGAGGTGGCCGGCCTGTTCACGGATACCGGGGTCTGGGAGTGGACGGAAGGAGACCGCCGCGTCCAGGGACGTGACGCACTCCGGTCCTATTTCGCCGGCCGACCCGCGGACAGGCTCTCGCGCCGGATATGCACGAACATCCTGGTCACTGTCACATCCGAGGCAACAGCCACGGCAACCACCTACTTCACGACCTACCGTGTCGATGGGCATACCGACGGCTACGCACCCCCACGGGCCCCCACACAAGTGGGCCACTACGAAGACACATTCCTCAAGGTCGACGGCCAGTGGCTTCTCAGCTCTCGTTCCTTGTTCCTGGCCTTCGCCGGCCCAACCGAACGCCTCGAACCCACTGACAAGCCGTGATCACGCTCCAACTGACAGGGCAGGCAAGGCCGTAAGGAGAAACGTCGTGTGTTCGTCCGCGTCCCGCCCGGCAACAAGGGCGGGCCCGACCGCCCCGCTCAACAGCACACACCGGCCGGCGACCGGACTCCAGCCCGGTCCGGGATCGTCCTCGCAGCTGGGGAACACGTAGGCGAGCCATGGCGTCCGCCGGCGCGGGTGCGTCACCGCGGCCCGCCCTGCGGTGGGACGGAACGCCAAGTGCCGACAGTGGTCGTCGTCGTCCGGTTCACCACGGAGCCACGGAGCCGGGTGACCGCTGGCGGGATCACCGCGAGGCGATCCGGGGCAGGACTGCTCCGGACGGGGCCCTCAGCGCACCGATCCGCCCTCGACGAGACGCCTCAGCGAGGGAAGCAGCGCGTCCAGGTCCTGGCCGGTGCGGAAGGCCACCAGCGTCGTGCCGCCGTTGCCGGAGTCCTCCGGGCCGGAGGGCGCGGGGAAGAGCGCGAGTACTTCGCGCATCGCCTCGTCCATTTCGGCCACGGGATCGGAGGACTCGCCCCGGAGCCAGCGGCGCAGCACATGATTGTGGGCCGAGACCACGGACGCCGCCATGAGTTCGGCCCGCAGCGACGCCGACTCCGTGGGGTCCCCCATCCACTCCGCGATGAACTCACGGAACAGTCGCTGGTACCGCGCCACACTGGCGATTTCCCGGTCCCGCAGCACGGGGACCTTGCTGGTCAGCGCGTACCGACGGTGCGCGAGGTCGCCCTCGTCGATGTAGTGCAGCAGAACCAGGCGGACCGCGTCGGACACGGCGATCAGGGCGGTGCTGTGGCTGGAGCTGGCCAGCCGGTCCTTGATCAGTGCGAGCAGCCGGTCATGGTCGGGGAAGATCACGTCTTCCTTCGACTTGTAGTGCCGGAAGAACGTCGTGCGCCCTGCTCCGGCCCGTTCGGCGATGTCGTCGACGGTGGTCTGCTCGTATCCGCGCTCGTCGAAGAGCGCGAAGGCGGCATCCGCGAGTCGGATCCGCGCGGCTGGCTTACTCATGACCACCCATCCTCACTCATGACCGC
This genomic interval carries:
- a CDS encoding restriction endonuclease, with protein sequence MAVLAAVVAAGAGWILLRSHRRAVDQDRRWRAQEEARARELSMADVDALSWQDFETYIAGLCRRDGCTKVVVSGKSGDLGADVIGYLADGRKLVIQCKKYAPARGVGSQDMQRFVGTARPEHGADVALFVTTGRTFTSAALGLALRQDVVAMHRDLLGSWVKGAHLESLIPLNGSGGGTRRRPPA
- a CDS encoding nuclear transport factor 2 family protein gives rise to the protein MSTEVLDPTDRLFAERACERLIVEFVHQLDLGNPGEVAGLFTDTGVWEWTEGDRRVQGRDALRSYFAGRPADRLSRRICTNILVTVTSEATATATTYFTTYRVDGHTDGYAPPRAPTQVGHYEDTFLKVDGQWLLSSRSLFLAFAGPTERLEPTDKP
- a CDS encoding TetR/AcrR family transcriptional regulator, producing the protein MSKPAARIRLADAAFALFDERGYEQTTVDDIAERAGAGRTTFFRHYKSKEDVIFPDHDRLLALIKDRLASSSHSTALIAVSDAVRLVLLHYIDEGDLAHRRYALTSKVPVLRDREIASVARYQRLFREFIAEWMGDPTESASLRAELMAASVVSAHNHVLRRWLRGESSDPVAEMDEAMREVLALFPAPSGPEDSGNGGTTLVAFRTGQDLDALLPSLRRLVEGGSVR